The following coding sequences are from one Carassius gibelio isolate Cgi1373 ecotype wild population from Czech Republic chromosome B7, carGib1.2-hapl.c, whole genome shotgun sequence window:
- the tent4b gene encoding terminal nucleotidyltransferase 4B — protein MDPRIAWFQPEQRGPANNLWMHIWDTTQTLGNLYFNSNCNTASAKLTSGGGDGASSNAVASSGKPRDHQGMSRSKPDSEVSEQLDFIPLEANNNNNSSRTGRGVGGGGQVGGSRVAGVGTELPSKRKRDNKASTFGFNRSLLLTDGAEDIYTGTPWKSRNYSEGVVGLHEEIKDFYEYISPRPEEEQMRLEVVARIQGVIKDLWPNAKVEVFGSFSTGLYLPTSDIDLVVFGHWETLPLWTLEEALRKRKIADENSVKVLDKATVPIIKLTDLHTEVKVDISFNVQNGVKAAKLIRDFKQQFPVLPYLVLVLKQFLLQRDLNEVFTGGIGSYSLFLMVVSFLQLHYREDACSSNPNLGVLLIEFFELYGRHFNYLKTGIRIKDGGSYLAKDEVQKGMLDGYRPSMLYIEDPLQPGNDVGRSSYGAMQVKEAFDYAYVVLNHAVSPIAKHYPNNKSESILGRIIRVTQEVAEYRDWISVQWGQRSNNEPILSCNVNDVTRRVESEELDECNNNFPEDSAVLPAVPRSKVSSNSSSPSPSSPSSPSLSSPSSAASSSSEADSDGTPCKTSKALGRASNTYNENTERNLSNHRSQNHSTTVPTPTNKGNKSRQLANKSAQGPHNNPNKIQQNSKSQKPSMKKRKPQREVAREDLCR, from the exons ATGGATCCTAGAATTGCCTGGTTTCAGCCAGAACAGCGGGGACCTGCCAACAACCTGTGGATGCACATCTGGGATACGACGCAGACGCTGGGAAACCTCTACTTCAACAGCAACTGCAACACAGCCAGCGCCAAACTGACGAGCGGCGGAGGCGACGGTGCGTCGAGCAACGCTGTCGCCAGCAGCGGAAAGCCCAGAGACCACCAAGGGATGTCTAGATCCAAACCTGACAGTGAAGTCTCCGAACAGCTAGACTTCATCCCTCTGGAAgccaataacaacaataacagcaGCAGGACAGGCAGGGGTGTCGGCGGAGGAGGGCAGGTGGGTGGCAGCAGGGTCGCGGGAGTGGGAACCGAGTTGCCAAGCAAGAGGAAAAGAGACAACAAGGCGAGCACCTTTGGCTTTAACAGGAGTCTGCTGCTGACGGATGGGGCGGAGGACATTTACACGGGCACACCGTGGAAAAGCAGAAACTACTCGGAAGGCGTTGTGGG CCTGCATGAGGAGATAAAGGACTTTTATGAGTATATTTCTCCTCGTCCAGAGGAGGAGCAGATGAGGCTAGAGGTGGTGGCCAGGATCCAAGGAGTCATCAAGGACTTGTGGCCCAATGCCAAG gTTGAAGTGTTTGGCAGCTTTAGCACAGGCTTGTATTTACCTACAAG TGATATAGACTTGGTGGTATTTGGTCACTGGGAGACTTTACCTCTCTGGACTCTGGAAGAGGCGCTGCGCAAGAGAAAAATTGCAGATGAGAACTCTGTCAAAGTCCTGGACAAAGCAACG GTTCCCATCATTAAACTGACAGACTTGCACACAGAGGTAAAAGTGGACATCAGCTTTAACGTACAGAATGGTGTTAAAGCCGCGAAACTTATCAGGGACTTCAAACAG CAATTTCCTGTATTACCGTACCTGGTGCTGGTTTTGAAGCAGTTTTTACTGCAGAGAGACCTGAATGAGGTGTTTACGGGAGGAATCGGATCATACAGTCTGTTCCTCATGGTTGTCAGCTTCTTACAG CTGCACTATAGAGAAGACGCGTGTAGTTCAAACCCAAACCTGGGTGTACTGTTGATTGAGTTTTTCGAGCTATACGGACGGCATTTTAACTACCTGAAGACGGGGATCAGGATCAAAGATGGTGGCTCATACTTGGCCAAGGATGAAGTGCAGAAAGGCATGCTGGATGGGTACAGACCCTCTATGCTTTACATTGAGGATCCTTTGCAGCCAG GAAATGATGTAGGGCGAAGTTCATATGGGGCGATGCAGGTGAAAGAGGCTTTTGATTATGCTTACGTTGTCTTAAATCACGCTGTGTCCCCAATTGCCAAGCACTACCCCAACAACAAGTCAGAGAG TATTCTCGGTCGAATAATCCGTGTCACACAGGAAGTAGCAGAGTACCGTGACTGGATCAGTGTGCAGTGGGGCCAGCGGAGCAACAATGAGCCGATCCTCAGTTGTAATG TAAATGATGTCACGCGGAGAGTTGAGTCTGAGGAGCTTGATGAGTGTAATAATAACTTCCCAGAAGATAGTGCAGTGCTTCCTGCTGTTCCCCGGAGCAAAGTGTCATCAAACTCTTCCTCTCCTTCCCCCTCTTCCCCTTCATCGCCATCATTATCATCGCCATCTTCAGCAGCCTCTAGCTCAAGTGAAGcg GACTCTGATGGAACGCCCTGTAAGACTTCAAAAGCTTTGGGTCGGGCCTCTAACACTTACAATGAGAATACAGAAAGGAATCTGTCCAATCACAGATCACAAAATCATTCAACAACAGTGCCCACCCCCACTAATAAGGGCAACAAG aGCCGACAGCTTGCTAACAAAAGTGCTCAAGGGCCACACAACAACCCCAACAAGATCCAGCAAAACAGCAAGTCCCAAAAACCTAGCATGAAGAAGAGGAAACCTCAGCGTGAGGTAGCGCGTGAGGACTTGTGCAGATAG
- the heatr3 gene encoding HEAT repeat-containing protein 3 isoform X1 — protein sequence MTAAFDHCKQLDLDCSGFFHRLRRKGGEGQSSFFGCASTRLQLQSPSADVREYACASISRVVQQTQTIPGFLQRDAVRKIGPLLLDRSLAVRETAAGALRNLSACGGPEVCEDMVREDVLTPLSALLRECCAGFDVSSSSTVKGHKHTVEDVANEAVNLLWNLCESSSRAVSVFNKTGLLDVLLHCLQRHSQNMELAISAAHCLHTVTEENAELMRSVNAAVFGVLENILFSTHTSLEYTLLRTLAAGSLWNLKSSLSPAQQSQTLTALATTLSHSLSLDAGQLIPELWRAESAHLTKETTSAAESGRTDERLAGPEVEEMEEDVRDEKMNGRKPNGRISKTRNDISDLLPRDRLELREAKALLSAQQTSLEIIVNMYCSDEPSDDEWEEMSSSDESEMCADGRSDTNSSLFSPLCLSAELHTILLNHNIPQQVLKKAEFPSAAALEICSKDLTWKYLLKKMQRVQCRALTCLHNILSSMDTEFLGGASGLQAVAQHLSSLVFSSAEALKDEEFLEAVTSALRSLLQIMASKNIPQCMTPHQLMSFCETASSCELLSVRVNALAILGITGSSLAKEKNTTDSLQLIGNALLNIAMKDSNLVVCGEVLDALFDVFADGDEAESAGKHINLLSSLKALQPGFRAKLRKEGKGKYSPDQLCVLDNMRINLKRFISYLENLQRK from the exons ctgcAGAGTCCCTCAGCTGATGTGCGCGAGTATGCGTGTGCCAGTATCTCTCGTGTTGTGCAGCAGACTCAGACGATCCCAGGATTCCTCCAGAGAGATGCAGTCAGGAAAATAGGACCTTTACTGCTGGACCGCAGCCTGGCCGTGAGAGAGACTGCTGCTGGAGcactcag GAATCTTAGTGCCTGTGGAGGTCCTGAAGTGTGTGAGGACATGGTGAGAGAGGATGTGCTGACGCCTCTGTCTGCTCTCCTGAGGGAG TGCTGTGCTGGTTTTGACGTGAGCTCCTCTTCTACTGTGAAAGGACATAAACACACGGTGGAAGACGTCGCTAATGAGGCTGTGAACTTGCTTTGGAACCTCTG TGAGAGCAGCAGCAGAGCTGTGTCAGTGTTTAACAAGACTGGACTTCTAGATGTTCTTCTACACTGTCTGCAGAGACACTCTCAGAACATGGAGCTGGCAATATCAGCAG CCCACTGCTTGCACACAGTAACAGAAGAGAATGCAGAGCTCATGCGCAGTGTGAATGCAGCGGTGTTTGGGGTCTTGGAAAACATTCTGTTCTCCACACACACCAGTCTGGAATACACTCTCCTGCGAACGCTGGCTGCAG GCTCTTTATGGAATCTGAAGAGCAGTCTGTCTCCAGCCCAGCAGTCTCAGACGTTGACCGCGCTGGCCACCACTCTCTCACACAGCCTCAGTCTGGACGCGGGACAGCTCATCCCAGAGCTGTGGCGTGCAGAGTCTGCCCATCTGACCAAAGAGACCACATCTGCAGCAGAGTCCGGTCGTACAGACGAACGGCTCGCAGGTCCCGAGGTCGAAGAGATGGAGGAGGATGTGAGAGATGAGAAGATGAATGGAAGAAAGCCTAATGGACGAATATCAAAAACAAGAAATGACATCTCCGATCTGTTGCCT AGAGACAGACTGGAGTTGAGAGAGGCCAAAGCACTACTGTCAGCACAGCAGACATCGCTGGAAATCATCGTCAACATGTACTGTTCTgatg aGCCCTCAGATGATGAGTGGGAGGAGATGTCCAGCAGCGATGAGAGCGAGATGTGTGCTGATGGGAGGTCAGACACTAATTCCAGTTTGTTCtctcctctctgtctgtctgctgaaCTTCACACAATCCTGCTCAACCACAACATACCTCAACAG GTCTTGAAGAAGGCAGAGTTCCCCAGCGCTGCTGCCCTTGAGATCTGTAGCAAGGACCTTACCTGGAAATACCTCTTGAAAAA GATGCAGCGGGTGCAGTGTCGGGCATTGACGTGTCTCCATAATATCCTTTCCTCTATGGATACAGAATTTCTTGGTGGTGCTTCAGGGCTGCAGGCAGTTGCTCAGCACCTCTCTTCATTGGTCTTTAGTTCAGCAG AGGCATTAAAGGATGAGGAGTTCCTGGAGGCTGTGACCAGCGCTCTTCGTTCTTTACTACAGATCATGGCTAGCAAAAACATCCCTCAG TGTATGACTCCACACCAGCTTATGAGTTTTTGTGAGACTGCCTCCAGCTGTGAGCTGCTCAGTGTGAGAGTTAATGCTCTGGCCATTCTCGGTATCACAGGAAGCTCTCTTGCCAAAGAGAAAAACACTACAGACTCTCTACAA TTGATTGGAAATGCATTACTGAATATCGCAATGAAGGACTCAAACCTGGTAGTGTGCGGGGAAGTGCTGGATGCCCTCTTCGATGTGTTTGCAGATGGCGATGAAGCAGAGAGCGCTGGAAAACATATTAACCTGCTTTCGTCTCTTAAAGCACTTCAGCCAGGGTTTAGGGCTAAG CTGCGAAAAGAAGGCAAAGGAAAATACAGCCCTGATCAGCTTTGTGTTCTGGACAACATGAGGATCAACCTGAAGAGATTCATCAGCTACTTGGAAAACCTGCAGAGAAAATGA
- the heatr3 gene encoding HEAT repeat-containing protein 3 isoform X2 translates to MGKTKNNKFKRPSFSPDGLSATPVKQTVEESEDEDSPAAELLEKLQSPSADVREYACASISRVVQQTQTIPGFLQRDAVRKIGPLLLDRSLAVRETAAGALRNLSACGGPEVCEDMVREDVLTPLSALLRECCAGFDVSSSSTVKGHKHTVEDVANEAVNLLWNLCESSSRAVSVFNKTGLLDVLLHCLQRHSQNMELAISAAHCLHTVTEENAELMRSVNAAVFGVLENILFSTHTSLEYTLLRTLAAGSLWNLKSSLSPAQQSQTLTALATTLSHSLSLDAGQLIPELWRAESAHLTKETTSAAESGRTDERLAGPEVEEMEEDVRDEKMNGRKPNGRISKTRNDISDLLPRDRLELREAKALLSAQQTSLEIIVNMYCSDEPSDDEWEEMSSSDESEMCADGRSDTNSSLFSPLCLSAELHTILLNHNIPQQVLKKAEFPSAAALEICSKDLTWKYLLKKMQRVQCRALTCLHNILSSMDTEFLGGASGLQAVAQHLSSLVFSSAEALKDEEFLEAVTSALRSLLQIMASKNIPQCMTPHQLMSFCETASSCELLSVRVNALAILGITGSSLAKEKNTTDSLQLIGNALLNIAMKDSNLVVCGEVLDALFDVFADGDEAESAGKHINLLSSLKALQPGFRAKLRKEGKGKYSPDQLCVLDNMRINLKRFISYLENLQRK, encoded by the exons atggGAAAGACTAAAAACAACAAGTTCAAACGGCCATCGTTTTCTCCCGATGGTCTTTCAGCTACCCCTGTTAAACAGACTGTTGAAGAATCAGAAGATGAAGACTCTCCGGCGGCGGAGCTGCTCGAGAAA ctgcAGAGTCCCTCAGCTGATGTGCGCGAGTATGCGTGTGCCAGTATCTCTCGTGTTGTGCAGCAGACTCAGACGATCCCAGGATTCCTCCAGAGAGATGCAGTCAGGAAAATAGGACCTTTACTGCTGGACCGCAGCCTGGCCGTGAGAGAGACTGCTGCTGGAGcactcag GAATCTTAGTGCCTGTGGAGGTCCTGAAGTGTGTGAGGACATGGTGAGAGAGGATGTGCTGACGCCTCTGTCTGCTCTCCTGAGGGAG TGCTGTGCTGGTTTTGACGTGAGCTCCTCTTCTACTGTGAAAGGACATAAACACACGGTGGAAGACGTCGCTAATGAGGCTGTGAACTTGCTTTGGAACCTCTG TGAGAGCAGCAGCAGAGCTGTGTCAGTGTTTAACAAGACTGGACTTCTAGATGTTCTTCTACACTGTCTGCAGAGACACTCTCAGAACATGGAGCTGGCAATATCAGCAG CCCACTGCTTGCACACAGTAACAGAAGAGAATGCAGAGCTCATGCGCAGTGTGAATGCAGCGGTGTTTGGGGTCTTGGAAAACATTCTGTTCTCCACACACACCAGTCTGGAATACACTCTCCTGCGAACGCTGGCTGCAG GCTCTTTATGGAATCTGAAGAGCAGTCTGTCTCCAGCCCAGCAGTCTCAGACGTTGACCGCGCTGGCCACCACTCTCTCACACAGCCTCAGTCTGGACGCGGGACAGCTCATCCCAGAGCTGTGGCGTGCAGAGTCTGCCCATCTGACCAAAGAGACCACATCTGCAGCAGAGTCCGGTCGTACAGACGAACGGCTCGCAGGTCCCGAGGTCGAAGAGATGGAGGAGGATGTGAGAGATGAGAAGATGAATGGAAGAAAGCCTAATGGACGAATATCAAAAACAAGAAATGACATCTCCGATCTGTTGCCT AGAGACAGACTGGAGTTGAGAGAGGCCAAAGCACTACTGTCAGCACAGCAGACATCGCTGGAAATCATCGTCAACATGTACTGTTCTgatg aGCCCTCAGATGATGAGTGGGAGGAGATGTCCAGCAGCGATGAGAGCGAGATGTGTGCTGATGGGAGGTCAGACACTAATTCCAGTTTGTTCtctcctctctgtctgtctgctgaaCTTCACACAATCCTGCTCAACCACAACATACCTCAACAG GTCTTGAAGAAGGCAGAGTTCCCCAGCGCTGCTGCCCTTGAGATCTGTAGCAAGGACCTTACCTGGAAATACCTCTTGAAAAA GATGCAGCGGGTGCAGTGTCGGGCATTGACGTGTCTCCATAATATCCTTTCCTCTATGGATACAGAATTTCTTGGTGGTGCTTCAGGGCTGCAGGCAGTTGCTCAGCACCTCTCTTCATTGGTCTTTAGTTCAGCAG AGGCATTAAAGGATGAGGAGTTCCTGGAGGCTGTGACCAGCGCTCTTCGTTCTTTACTACAGATCATGGCTAGCAAAAACATCCCTCAG TGTATGACTCCACACCAGCTTATGAGTTTTTGTGAGACTGCCTCCAGCTGTGAGCTGCTCAGTGTGAGAGTTAATGCTCTGGCCATTCTCGGTATCACAGGAAGCTCTCTTGCCAAAGAGAAAAACACTACAGACTCTCTACAA TTGATTGGAAATGCATTACTGAATATCGCAATGAAGGACTCAAACCTGGTAGTGTGCGGGGAAGTGCTGGATGCCCTCTTCGATGTGTTTGCAGATGGCGATGAAGCAGAGAGCGCTGGAAAACATATTAACCTGCTTTCGTCTCTTAAAGCACTTCAGCCAGGGTTTAGGGCTAAG CTGCGAAAAGAAGGCAAAGGAAAATACAGCCCTGATCAGCTTTGTGTTCTGGACAACATGAGGATCAACCTGAAGAGATTCATCAGCTACTTGGAAAACCTGCAGAGAAAATGA